One Anopheles marshallii chromosome 3, idAnoMarsDA_429_01, whole genome shotgun sequence genomic region harbors:
- the LOC128715720 gene encoding solute carrier family 66 member 3 codes for MGLLDESGILYVIADVLSIVTIASCLVSKVPQIQTVRQLQSAKGLSVNGLLMELCSYTVTMLYNYTNGYAFLSYLEYPILLVQEYVLVYYVLRYESLLGNRAYQWGAIYVAVFIGFATTIIPSSLLMMLVPFTTPVGATSKVMQLIAILRSKDSQSVSLITWGISAFTNSTRIYTIMLDSGDKMLLANFGISTVLSSSVLLAAWYYKKPKKD; via the exons ATGGGTTTGCTGGACGAAAGTGGAATTCTGTACGTGATAGCGGATGTGCTGTCGATCGTTACCATCGCATCATGTCTGGTGTCGAAGGTACCGCAAATACAAACCGTCCGGCAGCTGCAGTCTGCCAAAGGGCTGAGCGTGAACGGACTGCTAATGGAACTATGCAGCTACACCGTCACAATGTTGTACAACTACACCAATGGGTATGCGTTCCTGTCCTACCTGGAATATCCAATTCTGCTCGTGCAAGAGTACGTGCTAGTGTACTACGTACTGCGTTATGAGTCGTTGCTTGGCAACCGTGCATACCAGTGGGGGGCGATCTATGTGGCAGTATTTATTGGTTTTGCTACCACAATTATACCTTCCTCACTGCTGATGATGCTTGTG CCATTCACTACCCCCGTCGGTGCAACAAGCAAGGTAATGCAGTTGATCGCCATCTTGCGTTCGAAGGATTCACAATCGGTTAGCTTGATCACGTGGGGCATTTCGGCGTTTACCAACTCAA CTCGCATCTACACGATCATGCTGGACTCTGGTGACAAAATGTTGTTGGCCAACTTCGGCATCTCTACCGTGCTGAGCAGCTCTGTATTGCTGGCCGCGTGGTACTACAAAAAACCAAAGAAGGATTAA